The window ATTTCTGGATCgtttttgaaattaatagaaACACCCCACTTGAAACTACACTGAAAATCATCTAGGGCAGAATAATTAACGAAACATCATTTTAGGAATTTTATAAAtctctaaaaaatatttaatgaaattttaaagcgATGAAAACGATTTTATAAGCAatacacaattttataaaatccaatcTCTATAAAGTCCATAACAAATAGTAATCGATAACACGGCTCGACAaccaaataaaaatgaaaactgACTCTTGGGAATACAATCACAGCACCATCAGATAATATTGAGCACATAATAATCAGATAATActttattaatcaaatatttacaaatttacaGATCGTTATagccttccccccttaaaaagaTTCTGCCCTCAGAATCTGGACTAACTGAACAAGTGAGGATATCTGTCTGACATCTCTGACTCTAGTTCCCAGGTAGACTCTTCTACACGGGGATTCCTCCAAAGCACTCTTATTATCGGAGTAGTCTTGTTCCTAAGAACTCGCTCCTTGCGATCTAGAATTTGAACTGGTTGTTCTATATAAGTCAAGTCTGGCTGAATCTCGATTGGTTCATACTCAATGACTTGGTTTGAACTAGGAACATATGGCTTCAGCATGGATACATGAAAGACATTATGAATATGTTGAaattgaggcggtaaggctaacTCATAAGCGACTTTACCCACCTTTCTCAAGACTTCAAATGGTCCGATATATCTAGGACTCAACTTACCCTTCTTACCAAATCTAACCAATCCTTTCCATGGCGAGACCTTGAGTAATACTACTGACCCGACTTCTATATCCATATCTTTTCGATGCTCGTCTGCGTACTTTCTCTGCCTGTTCTGAGCTGCTTCTAACCTTTCACGAATTAACAACACTTCTTCTTTGGTTTGCTGAACTAGCTCAGGACCTAATAACTTTCTTTCACCCACTTCTTCCCAGTAGAGAGGGGATCGACACTTACGACCATATAGTGCTTCATAAGGTGGCATTCCAATACTGGCGTGATAGCTATTATTATAAGAAAACTCTATTAATGGTAGGTGATCATCCCAGTTTCCCTTGAAGTCCAACACACAAACTCTCAGCATATCCTCTATAGTCTGAATTGTCCTTTCACTCTGCCCGTCTGTCTGAGGATGgtaggcagtactcatctttaACTTGGTTCCTAAGCACTCTTGAAACTTAGaccaaaatctcgaattaaatcTTGGATCTCGATCAGATACAATTGCTACAGGAACTCCATGCTTAgtcaaatctcatccaaatatAACTTAACTAACTTTTCTAAAGAGTATCTTTCATTGATAGGGAGAAAATGCGCGGACTTAGTTAATCTATCGATAATCACCCAAATAGCATCGTGGTTTGATCGGGTTCTCGGTAGGCCAACTACAAAGTCCATTGCAATCTCTTCCCATTTCCATTGGGGAATCTCTAGAGGTTGCAGCAATCCACTTGGTCTCTGGTGTTCCGCCTTCACTTTCTGACATGTTAGACATTTACTGACCCAATCTGCTATCTCTTTCTTCATTCCTGGCCACCAGTAGTTTTCCTTCAAGTCTTGATACATCTTAGTACTTCCTGGATGAATTGATAATCTAGAACTATGAGCTTCTTGCAAAAGTTCACCCTTCAACTCAGGTACATTTGGAATCCAAATTCTGGAAGAAAATCTAAGTATACCCTTACTGTCTTTTTGGGTGCTAATTTCTTCACCAGTCAAACTATCTGGGGCTTGATCCATGACTTCTTCTTGACATCTTCTAATCTTTTCTAATAACTCTGgctgaaatataatttaatgcGAACTCTCCTTTTGACTCCCTGGAGTTTGAACTTCAATCTTCAACTTTTCCAATTCCTTTGACAGTTCATCAGCGATTCCCATCAGATTTAATCTTTCCTTCCTACTCAATGCATCTGCCACTACATTAGCTTTACCTGGGTGGTAGTTAATAgaacaatcataatccttaatcaattccaaccaccTTCTTTGTCTCATATTCAAGTCCTTTtgagtaaatatatattttaagcaCTTATGATCTGTGTAAATATCGCACTTCTCTCCATACAGGTAATGTCTCCACAACTTCAAAGCGAAAATAATTGCTGCCAACTCCAAATCATGAACTGGGTACTTTTGCTCATGGGGTTTCAGTTGTCTAGACGCGTATGCAATAACCTTATCGTGCTGCATCAATACACAACCTAAACCCTTCAAAGAAGCATCACCgtaaataacaaaattaccTCCTTCATCTGGCAATGCTAACACTGGAGCTGTTACTAACCTCTTTTTCAATTCttgaaaactttcctcacatTTCTCATTCCAAATAAATTTCTCGTTCTTTCTAGTCAACTTAGTCAATGGAGTGGCTATCTTGGCGAAATCCTTAACAAATCTCCGATAATAACCAGCCAATCCAAGAAAACTCCTTATCTCTGTTGGGTTCTTTGGCTGTTCCCACTTGGATACAGCTTCAATCTTTGCGGGATCCACTTTAATACCATCTTTACTAACCACATGCCCTAAAAATTGAACTTCTTCCAACCAGAATTCGCACTTCGAAAACTTAGCATATAACTGCTTCTCCTTTAGTCTCTGCAAGGAAATCCTCAAATGCTCTGCATGATCTTCCTCAGTCCTTGAATAGAttaaaatatcatcaataaaaacaattacaaaCTTATCCAAGAACTCCTTGAATACTCGATTCATCAAATCCATAAAAGCAGCTGGGGCATTTGTAAGCCCAAACGACATCACCAAAAACTTATAATGTCCATATCTGGTTCTAAACGCTGTCTTTGGTATATCTTCAGGTTTAATCTTTAACTGATGGTATCCAGATCTCAGATCAATTTTAGAGAAACAACAGGCTCCCTTTAGctgatcaaacaaatcatcaatcCTGGGTAAGGGATActtattcttaatagttaacttATTCAATTCCCTATAATCAATACATAATCTCATCGTACCATCCTTCTTTTTCACGAACAGTACCGGAGCACCCCACGGGGATACTCTCGGTATAATTACTCCCTTATCCAACAATTCTTGAAGTTGCTtagccaattctttcatctctaTTGGGGCCATCCGATATGGCGCTTTCGACACTGGCTCAGCTCCAGGCACTAAATCAATTGAAAACTCTATTTCCCGATCCGGTGGTAATCCTGGCAATTCCTCAGGGAAAACTTCCGGGTATTCTCTTACTACAGGAATCTCTTCTAATTTTGGGGTTTGTTTCTTGGTATCCAGAACATGAGCTAGATAAGCTTCACAGCCTTGTCTTAGCAGTTTCTTTACTTGCATAATCGACAGaaatttcttttcttgtctCTGTCCTTGAAAAACAACCTTTTCATTGTCCTCTGTAAATATAATcaccttctttttcttgcaatCAATCTTCACCTTATATAGAGACAACCAATCCATTCCTAAGATCACATCAAATTCTCCTAACTCAAAGGGTATCAAATCAGCTAGAAAGGAATGGCCTAAGATTTCTAGTTGACACTTGGGGCAAAACTGGCTTACTGAGACCTTATCCTGATTGGCCACTTCTATGGTTAAAGACTTAGGTAAATCTTCCAACATTAGATCCATTCTACTTACACAACCCTTAGATATAAATGACTTAGATGCTCCAGAATCAAACAAAACTTTAACAGGTACGAAGTTAAGAGAAAGCGTACCTGCGACTACATCGGAATCCTGAGGGGTAGACTTCTTGGTCATCTTAAAGGTCCTGGCCCTCGCAGTACTATTAACTGGTCCCTAAGACGAGCTGCCTCCAACACTAGTCTGAATATTGCTCCTACAATTGTTGGCCACATGACCCACCTTACCACACTTGTGACATGTTATTCCTGGATTCTGTACCCTGCATTCTGTCGAGTAATGACCCTTCTGCCCGCACCTGAAGCAATCTACATTCATCTTGCACAATCCACCATGTCTCTTTCCACATCGTTTACAATTTACAATCGGGGTTCTCACGAACCTGCTTTGGTCGGAACCAACTGAAGTAGTACTGGGTCTAGCTGGGGGAAACTTCTGTTTACGGAATCCTTGATTCCTATTCCTTCCGATGCTCTCTTGAAACCTTTGGTTGGGTCCGCCTGATCCAGACTTATCCTCAACATTATCAAATTTCCTCTTTGTATCGCCTTTCTCTTTGGCGGCCAGCTTCTGATCACTTTCTATCACTAAGGCAGCCTGGACCACCGAGGTATATGTAGTGAGTTGTAAAGCTACAACTCCACTCCTAATCTCAGGCTTCAACCCTTGCTGAAACCATTTAGCTTTCTGAGACTCTGTGCTTACATATACTGGCACTAAACGGGCAAGTTCTGTAAACTTGTTCTCATACTCAGTCACACTCTTTTCTCCTTGCTTCAACTCCAAAAATTCAATTTCCATTTGATTCGCCAAACTACTCGGGAAATACTTATTCAAAAACAACTCTGTAAATCTGGTCCATTCAACAGGACCTTCTCCTTCTAATGCCTGAGTAGACTCCCACCAATAATTAGCTTCATTCTTAAGGAAGTAACTAGCATACTCAGTTTTAAGCTCATCACTTACCTGGGTCAAAGTGAAGGCTTTCTCCATTTCTTTAAGCCACAGACTTGCAGCTACAGGATTCATCTCACCTTTAAACTCCTGGGGCTTCACTGACTGAAAAGTCTTGAAACTAGTGGTCTGATTTGGTCCCCTATGAAAGGTCTGTTGTTGCATTTGCAGCTGTTGCTGCTGGATttgctgttgttgctgttgtatcAACTGCTGCtggtgttgttgttgttgttggtaTTAGAGTTGCTGTTGTTGAAATTGTTGCTGCTGCTGAGCCATTTGGACAGATTGCTAGCGCAGCATGTCTAGCACATCATTCATAGCAGAACCCCCAACAAACTCATTACCAGAAGAATTTGAATGGTTTGTTTTCTTTGGTGGCATTTTCTGAAACATTTTAAAAGAGAAAGATTCAGTTTTATTAGAAATTTACCCAAATTTTATATCTGTTGGGATCTGATTATAATGAGTAGCTAAACCAACAATATCGTCAACagaaataacaataacaatgatAACAATCAACAAGAACAACAGTGCAGAAATGAAAATGATACAAcgataaaagaaatataatacaaCAACTATACAATATCCAGATGCAAAGCTAAAAGAAATACAATCCAACAACAGTACACTACCTCATACATGCTAGAAAGAATATGGTACAAGAACTATACAACTACTAAATTACACAACCACTATCCGAatatacaacaaaaaaaaatactgCTACTACAACATACAACTGAAAAGGAAACTATAGGATTCCGAACTCTACAAGGCACGCTAGTCCGGATCCTAACAGTCACAACTCCCAAAAACACAACATCTAGTCATTACCCCCAATAGATCCCAGCTCAAAAACCAACCAATCCACTAAGTGCTGATAATGCACTGCCCTAGCTGTGGGACTAGCATCGGGCTCCACCTGTCGGGCTCTCGCTATGGCAGCCTAGGTCAATGCCCTCACTCGGGCCTGGATATCTGGGGATGGTACTCGGACACCCTGGTAAGGTCCAATAGGAATCTGATCAAGATGGGCTGCTAAAGTGGGGCTGTGCTCCCTGATAAAGGTCCTATCTACAGCTTGATGCGCATGATAAGGGATAGGAGACCTGATACCCGAGGGGTAGGTAGGTGATGGAATCTGTGGCAGCACAGGTGATGGCATGGGTGGTGGCACAAATGGTGGCATAAATGGCGACATAGGTGGTGACACAGGTGGTCGCCCAGGTGGTCTAACAGCAGATGGCCCACACCTGGGTGGAAAGTCACGAACAGCAGATACGGATCTGCGGACTATGCGGGGTCTAGAGCTGGACTCAGCCTCGAAACCAGAAGGGGGATACTGAGTAGTGGCAATAGGGTTCCACTGAGGGAAGGACTCATCAGGACTAGACTCCTGACCCTGGGAGGATGAATGGTGAGGTGTCTCTGAATCGGTGGAAATCTCAATAGGAGCCTGCCCAGATCACAAACTGACATATCAAGGTTGATTCTAGTAACAATAATAGGTGCCAGGGTAACCTCCTTAGAAACCCTCGACTAAACTCCAGACTTGCGACTCTATATGAGTTGCCAACTCACACTTGAACAACTAGTCTAATGACTCGAGACCCTATACCTAACCTAAATCAGGGACTtaaacctgtagctctgataccaactgtgacggccTCAACCCCGGGGTAAGAGTTGACGTcactaataataatgaaaaGGAAACACAAcctgaatataataataataattcaaccCCTGACTAGGATCTTGCCAGGTTTAAGGATGATTTAAGTCACCTGAATATTACAATACCATAAATCTTAAATCCGAATAAACTCGCTAATTATTACAATACCATAACTTATAATATCTGACTCCACTACCTCAAACGTGCCCAACATGGGTGGAGGAATGGAACCCCGTCCACTACTGGTCAATGGTCGTCTAGGCGGTCTCGTTCTAGGCATCTGAAACAgttatgtaaatattttgcaAGGGTGAGCTATGAATCGCTCAGCCGTACCAATATGAATAAACAGAagataaaatcataaaacaGTTTATAAGAGCAAGAGAATAGAA of the Daucus carota subsp. sativus chromosome 4, DH1 v3.0, whole genome shotgun sequence genome contains:
- the LOC108203504 gene encoding uncharacterized protein LOC108203504, whose product is MQQQTFHRGPNQTTSFKTFQSVKPQEFKGEMNPVAASLWLKEMEKAFTLTQVSDELKTEYASYFLKNEANYWWESTQALEGEGPVEWTRFTELFLNKYFPSSLANQMEIEFLELKQGEKSVTEYENKFTELARLVPVYVSTESQKAKWFQQGLKPEIRSGVVALQLTTYTSVVQAALVIESDQKLAAKEKGDTKRKFDNVEDKSGSGGPNQRFQESIGRNRNQGFRKQKFPPARPSTTSVGSDQSRFVRTPIVNCKRCGKRHGGLCKMNVDCFRCGQKGHYSTECRVQNPGITCHKCGKVGHVANNCRSNIQTSVGGSSS
- the LOC108203505 gene encoding proline-rich receptor-like protein kinase PERK10 — protein: MPRTRPPRRPLTSSGRGSIPPPMLGTFEAPIEISTDSETPHHSSSQGQESSPDESFPQWNPIATTQYPPSGFEAESSSRPRIVRRSVSAVRDFPPRCGPSAVRPPGRPPVSPPMSPFMPPFVPPPMPSPVLPQIPSPTYPSGIRSPIPYHAHQAVDRTFIREHSPTLAAHLDQIPIGPYQGVRVPSPDIQARKMPPKKTNHSNSSGNEFVGGSAMNDVLDMLR